In the genome of Effusibacillus pohliae DSM 22757, one region contains:
- a CDS encoding glutamate-5-semialdehyde dehydrogenase: MRETGNRFEGTAAQWTADGVAEVSEELRAIVLGKAQAAKQAAGKLGVLSTDEKNEALLAMAESLWRQRESIFRANAEDVREARQNGVPEARIDRLVLTEKRLQEMIEGLRQIVGLPDPVGETLATLERPNGLQIEKVRVPFGVIAMVYESRPNVTVDAAGLALKTGNAVVLRGGKEALRSNIALVQAMRDGLSRTQVPLDAIQLIDRTERESVDLLIRAKGIVDLAIPRGGAGLIQRVIENALVPVIETGVGNCHVYVDAKADFDMATQIVLNAKTQRPSVCNAMETLLVHEQAAAQWLPEVLGALQERGVELRGCVRTLEIGWLAGVAVELATDDDYSAEFLDLILAIKVVDSVEAAIKHIDKYGTRHSEAIITEDRDAAELFLAWVDAAAVYHNASTRFTDGFEFGFGAEIGISTQKLHARGPMGLPELTSYKYIIRGSGQIRR, from the coding sequence ATGAGGGAAACGGGGAATCGATTCGAGGGAACAGCGGCCCAGTGGACGGCAGACGGTGTAGCGGAAGTGAGCGAGGAATTGCGGGCAATCGTATTGGGCAAGGCGCAGGCGGCCAAACAGGCGGCGGGAAAGCTGGGAGTGCTTTCGACTGACGAGAAAAACGAGGCGCTTCTGGCGATGGCCGAGTCGCTGTGGCGGCAGCGGGAGTCGATTTTTCGGGCGAACGCCGAGGATGTGCGGGAAGCGCGGCAAAACGGCGTGCCGGAGGCGCGGATCGACCGGCTGGTGCTGACGGAGAAGCGGTTGCAGGAGATGATCGAAGGCTTGCGCCAGATCGTCGGATTGCCGGATCCGGTCGGGGAAACGCTGGCGACGCTCGAGCGCCCGAACGGGCTCCAGATCGAAAAAGTGAGGGTGCCGTTTGGCGTGATTGCGATGGTCTACGAATCGCGCCCAAACGTGACGGTGGACGCAGCCGGTTTGGCCCTGAAAACCGGCAATGCGGTGGTGCTGCGCGGCGGAAAAGAGGCGCTGCGTTCCAACATCGCGCTGGTACAGGCGATGCGGGATGGCCTCAGCCGCACGCAGGTTCCGCTCGATGCGATTCAGCTGATCGACCGCACTGAACGGGAATCGGTCGACCTGCTGATTCGCGCGAAGGGGATTGTCGATCTGGCGATTCCCCGCGGCGGCGCCGGTCTGATCCAGCGAGTGATCGAAAATGCGCTGGTGCCGGTGATCGAGACGGGCGTCGGCAATTGCCATGTGTACGTGGATGCGAAGGCCGATTTTGACATGGCAACGCAGATCGTGCTGAACGCCAAGACGCAACGCCCGTCCGTCTGCAATGCGATGGAAACGCTCCTGGTGCACGAACAGGCGGCTGCGCAATGGCTGCCGGAAGTGTTGGGGGCACTGCAGGAACGGGGCGTCGAACTGCGGGGCTGCGTTCGCACGCTGGAGATCGGGTGGCTGGCAGGTGTGGCGGTTGAACTAGCGACGGACGACGATTATTCGGCCGAGTTTCTCGATCTGATTCTGGCCATCAAAGTAGTGGACAGCGTAGAAGCGGCGATCAAGCACATCGACAAATACGGAACGCGCCATTCGGAAGCGATCATCACGGAGGATCGGGACGCGGCTGAACTGTTTTTGGCATGGGTGGATGCGGCGGCTGTGTATCACAACGCTTCGACCCGCTTCACGGACGGGTTTGAATTCGGGTTTGGGGCTGAGATCGGCATCTCGACGCAGAAACTGCACGCGCGAGGTCCGATGGGGCTGCCGGAGTTGACGAGTTATAAATATATCATCCGGGGAAGCGGGCAAATCCGCAGATAG
- the proB gene encoding glutamate 5-kinase — MRAKRIVVKVGSSSLTDAQGRLSTGHISRLVDQIANLQAEYGCQVILVSSGAVAAGLGKLGWHRPHITMPEKQAAAAVGQGLLIELYQKLFAERGMMIAQLLLTRSDIEDRRRFIHIRNTAETLLRHGILPIVNENDTVTVEEIRFGDNDTLGSLVALVTEADLLVLLTDIDGLYTANPRTHPNARRISDVWQITPELEEAAGGVGSAVGTGGMRTKLTAARIAVDSGIDVVVASSSEPDVLRRIWSGEPVGTRFHAHTRFTGKKSWLAYGTRPEGRLVIDEGAVRALLERAGSLLLPGIVRVEGDFHEGAVVEVAAPDGRVIGKGTVSFSDRDLRLLLGRRLAGEKLQNYHEVIHRDAMVIYAREGSYA; from the coding sequence ATGAGAGCGAAACGGATCGTTGTGAAAGTCGGTTCCAGCAGCCTGACCGACGCGCAGGGCCGCTTGTCAACCGGTCACATCAGCCGGTTGGTCGACCAGATTGCCAATCTGCAAGCGGAGTACGGGTGTCAGGTGATTCTTGTGTCGTCCGGCGCGGTAGCGGCCGGATTGGGAAAATTGGGCTGGCACCGACCGCACATCACGATGCCGGAAAAACAGGCGGCCGCCGCAGTCGGGCAGGGACTCCTGATCGAGCTGTACCAGAAGCTGTTCGCCGAGCGGGGCATGATGATCGCACAGCTGCTGCTTACCCGTTCGGATATCGAAGACCGCAGACGGTTCATCCATATTCGCAATACGGCTGAGACGCTCTTGCGGCACGGAATCCTGCCGATCGTCAACGAAAACGACACGGTGACGGTCGAGGAAATCCGGTTTGGCGACAACGACACGTTGGGCAGTCTGGTCGCGTTGGTGACGGAAGCGGATCTGCTGGTGTTATTGACCGACATTGACGGCCTGTACACGGCCAACCCGCGGACCCATCCGAATGCCAGACGCATCTCCGACGTCTGGCAGATCACGCCGGAGCTGGAGGAGGCGGCGGGAGGCGTTGGCAGCGCCGTCGGTACGGGCGGCATGCGCACGAAGCTTACGGCGGCCCGGATTGCGGTCGATTCGGGAATCGATGTGGTCGTCGCGTCCAGTTCTGAGCCGGATGTGCTGCGGAGGATTTGGTCAGGCGAGCCGGTCGGCACACGGTTTCACGCGCACACCCGGTTTACCGGGAAAAAATCGTGGCTTGCCTATGGGACTCGCCCGGAAGGCCGGCTGGTGATCGACGAGGGAGCGGTCCGCGCGCTGCTGGAGCGGGCGGGCAGCTTGCTGCTACCGGGGATCGTGCGGGTGGAAGGCGATTTTCACGAAGGGGCGGTCGTCGAGGTGGCGGCGCCGGACGGACGGGTGATCGGCAAGGGCACGGTCAGTTTTTCCGACCGGGATCTGCGGCTCTTGCTCGGACGCCGGCTGGCGGGGGAAAAATTGCAGAACTACCACGAAGTCATCCATCGAGATGCGATGGTCATTTATGCACGGGAGGGGAGTTACGCATGA